One genomic region from Anthonomus grandis grandis chromosome 1, icAntGran1.3, whole genome shotgun sequence encodes:
- the LOC126738935 gene encoding uncharacterized protein LOC126738935: protein MNSCIKITILAVCVSMVKAGQLISAYNLISPQVVYPQAQTYSIGVVHPQYFSSLKPQEQVLAHPTALATSLEESTVPHSLKKSDNFYNNPYIARSLASESLTFNKEQVVYDRASEHIERGQIVKLINNLNRAHYE from the exons ATGAATTCCTGCATTAAAATCACAATACTGGCCGTTTGTGTGTCAATGGTTAAAGCTGGTCAGCTTATCTCAGCGTATAACCTTATTAGTCCGCAAGTGGTGTACCCTCAAGCTCAGACTTACTCGATTGGTGTTGTTCATCCGCAGTATTTTTCCAGTTTAAAGCCACAAGA ACAAGTTTTGGCACATCCTACAGCCCTCGCCACTTCCTTAGAAGAGTCTACAGTGCCCCACAGCCTGAAAAAGTCTGATAATTTCTACAATAACCCGTACATTGCAAGATCCTTGGCATCAGAATCATTAACCTTTAATAAAGAACAAGTTGTTTACGACAGGGCTTCAGAACACATTGAAAGGGGACAAATCGTTAAgcttattaacaatttaaatagGGCCCATTATGAATAG